The following coding sequences lie in one Paenibacillus durus ATCC 35681 genomic window:
- a CDS encoding phage tail sheath subtilisin-like domain-containing protein produces the protein MMSINISFGGATIKRPGAYSTVDSSGMVPVTPGSLKVLAVIGPSGTGATITPGTVAYFNDPKLAAAAVGEGELLEVMNVAWRHGADLIAVSAAAVTDPATAPTDAEWQAAIDLLQPEEVSGIIPITTQAAVWAKVDTHITLMSNTKNRKRRRAFYGHAAGTSIADIQAAAAAIPVERGLLATPCPLVADSTGNKVVKPGYYMAAAIAGIWAGQESQQPVTYKLVRFDGLEKIYIGQEIETLLEAHVCPIESVKNVGFRIVQGVTLSTSDDLTQSELSVSTLKDDMSANLESYFETKYVGTPTVNGIEVTIYNDLVSQIQGFQKNGWISGFVSDSIKVSRNGTVFTLEWEGIPTLPINNFLITSHFTLK, from the coding sequence ATGATGAGCATTAATATTTCATTCGGCGGCGCGACCATCAAACGCCCAGGAGCTTATTCCACTGTGGATTCCTCCGGGATGGTGCCGGTTACGCCTGGATCGCTAAAGGTGCTGGCTGTAATCGGCCCATCTGGTACAGGGGCGACGATCACCCCTGGAACTGTAGCTTATTTTAACGATCCCAAGCTGGCAGCCGCCGCTGTCGGTGAGGGGGAGCTGCTTGAAGTAATGAACGTGGCCTGGCGTCATGGAGCTGATCTGATCGCCGTATCAGCCGCAGCTGTTACGGATCCAGCCACAGCACCTACGGATGCAGAATGGCAGGCCGCCATTGATCTGCTTCAGCCCGAGGAAGTTAGCGGGATCATTCCCATTACGACCCAGGCAGCGGTATGGGCGAAGGTCGATACCCACATTACCTTAATGTCAAACACCAAGAACCGGAAGCGGCGCAGGGCATTTTATGGTCACGCTGCTGGCACTAGCATCGCAGATATTCAAGCGGCGGCTGCAGCAATCCCCGTCGAACGAGGTCTGCTTGCGACACCTTGCCCGCTGGTTGCAGATAGCACTGGGAACAAGGTAGTTAAGCCGGGTTATTATATGGCAGCGGCCATTGCTGGGATTTGGGCAGGCCAAGAGTCGCAGCAGCCGGTAACATACAAGTTGGTGAGATTCGACGGTCTTGAAAAGATATATATCGGTCAGGAAATCGAAACGCTTCTGGAAGCCCATGTTTGCCCGATTGAATCGGTCAAAAACGTGGGCTTTCGTATTGTGCAGGGCGTAACCCTTTCAACGAGCGATGACCTCACGCAAAGTGAACTTTCTGTCTCCACGCTGAAGGACGACATGTCAGCTAACCTGGAATCTTATTTCGAGACAAAGTATGTGGGAACTCCAACTGTAAATGGTATCGAGGTAACCATCTACAATGATTTGGTGTCTCAAATTCAGGGATTTCAGAAAAATGGTTGGATAAGCGGATTTGTTTCTGATTCGATAAAGGTTTCGCGAAATGGCACTGTGTTCACTCTGGAGTGGGAGGGGATTCCGACATTGCCAATCAACAACTTCTTGATCACATCACACTTCACTTTGAAGTAA